The genomic region GAGCCAGCCTCCTCCATGCTGATCGATGCGGGTTTCAGCGCCAGATCGGCCTCGGTGATGGCGATGCGCTCGGCGAACGTGCCGATGCGGTCTTTGCCGGGGCGGGCGTAGACCTCGTCACCGGGCTTGAACCCGCGCACCTTCGCCCCGACCCGGATGACGGTGCCGGCGACGTCGTTGCCGAGGATCAGCTGGAGCTTGTACGGGAGGATCTGCTTGAACTCACCCAGGCGGATCTTTTCGTCCAACTGGTTGAGGCCCGCTGCCTGGACCCGGACCAGCACATCGCGGTCGCCGACGGTCGGCTCAGGGACGTCTGCTGCGCGCAGCGGTTCCTTGTACTTGGTGACGACGAATGCCCTCATGGCGTGCTGCTCCTCTATGACGTGCATTAGGCTAAAAATGAGCTTACTCAATAGTGAGTATACTCGGAAATATTGTCAAGTAGGATCGGTAGGTGAGCGCGTTCATCTAAATGTTCCCGAGGACGTGCGACAGGGAATTTCTCCAGTCAAGCGTCCCTTCGCCCTCGCGGCCGTTGAACGGCCAGACATGAATGCGCTTTTCCAGGGACGCATAACTGTTGAAGACCGCATGGGTGATTCAGCAGGCCCTAGTTTCGCGGAAGACCACCGCAGGACCGTTGCTTTCATTCGCGCAAGGAAACAGGAGCGCCTAGTCTGTTGAGGTGCTTCGGCGAACACCGCCCTGGCGGCTGGCGCCGGTCGTAGTTCCAGAATTCCTTGCCCTGCGGTGGGTATCGGTACCAGGTTCCCCGCACTGCTGAGGTCGCAGGGCATGGTCCTGCTGTTGGCGCTGGATCCGGAAGAGGGGCTGACAGCCGTTGCCCAGCCCCGCGCTCAGGACTGCCTGCCGCCAGCGGGTCTCGTGAAGGGATCCTCGCGGCGATGGGCAAGGTGCGTGACCGGGGCTGGGCTGTGGCCACATGAGGCTGCCTTCGCAAGCACTCACGTCAAGAAGTCAGTCAACTGTTCGTGCGTATCCCACGTGTTTGTCGGGAGACGCATTGACTCAGGGCCTTTGTTTCTCCTGCGCGGCGGCGAGGATCTGAAGGCGTATCGTCCCGTTGCTCGCGTCGCATGCTAGCGATAGAGCGATAGGCGCGCTGCGTGCGTGGAGGATTCAGGCACGCGGAACCGGGTTGTGGGTTACCGCGGGGCTTGCTGCGGCAGCTGGTGCTGGCTTGTCAGGCTGCCAGGGCTAGTGACGGGGCCGCGGACGTCGCGTGCTCCGGCGTCAGGATGCCGATCCGATAGTCGTGCTGAAGCGGGTCGACGTGCACCGGCAGGTGATGCGACTTTGCGCACGCGTGAAGCTCTCCCATGGCGTCGGGTTCAATTTGTGCACGGGTCACGTCGAGTTCCAGCGCCAGTCCGGAGGCGAGTGAGCTGGCGCGCTTGACCACGTCATACAGGCCATGGACGCTCTGAACCGTCACGTGGCCCTGGACCCTGACATGGGCCTTGGCGCCGTCGAGGTCCACGCGGACCAGCACCCGAAGCTTCTCGTTCACAAAGTTCTCCGCTCTAAATCGGGGCCACCACGCTGTGGCCCCCGACAACGATAGACGCAATGTGACCTGGATAACAACACCATCCCTGAGTGGGACGCAACCGTGCTGGCGACTGCACACGCAGGGCGATCATGCCTACTTCAAGACAGTCGAATTTTGTCGGTACTAAAAGGCGAGCCTCGCCCCTACGATCTGGGGGCGGTGCGCTGGTGAAGTGCATTGGAATGATGAAATTCGCGTGTGTACATTGATGCTCCTATACACGTCAATGTTCTCTGAGCCAGGTTTCGTAGCGCTGGTGGAAGACATCATCCCGGCTGAGTCCGCGTTCCAGGCGGGACAGGGCGGTGGGCCAGACGTGGAGGGCGTCGGCGGCTTGCTGAAGGGTCAGGTGCTTAGCTGTGCGTGTTGTCCGGAGGGTTCCGGCGTCGGGTGCGGGGCGCGGGTGGCGGAGTTGGTCGTAGATTTCCCGGGCGACGTAGCGTTTGAGGCAACGCATGATTTCTTTGGTGCTTTTGCCCTCCTGACGCCGTCTGGCTACGTAGGCCCTGGTTCTGCTGTCGTAGCGCATCCGCACAAGGACCACGTGGTGGATGGCTTTGTTGGCCTGCCGGTCGCCGGCGCGGCTGAGCCGGTGACGGGACGTCTTTCCCGATGATGCGGGGATCGGTGCGACGCCGACCAGGGCGGCGAACTTCGCCTCTGTGGTGATGCGTTCGGGGTTGTCGCCCGCGGTGACCAGCAGCTGACTGGCGACGTCGGTGCCGACGCCCTGAAGGTCGCGCAGCATCGGTGCGTGGAAGGCGAGGATGGCGTCGAGTTCGGCATCGATCTGTGCCAGCTCGTGGTGCAGGTGCCGGTAGCGGACGGCGAGCCGTTTCAGCACGGTCGCGGTGCTGGCCAGCGGCTCGGAGACCGGTCCGGCGGGCCGTGTCCTCTCCAGCGCGGCCATCAGGGCCGGGCTCGTCATGGCCCGGTATTTGGCGCGGATGCTCTCCGGCGCGGTCACCAGGATCGCCCTGACCTGGGCCATCACGGCGACCCGGGCGCGCATGGCGGTGGCACGTTCCGCGCGCAGCACCCGCAACGATTCCACCGCTCCGTCGCGGGATTTCGGGGTGGTGGCGGCGCGGCCGGCGAGCACCGATTCGGCGGCCTGGTAGGCATCGAGCGGGTCGGATTTTCCCTGCAGCCGGCGCGCCTGCCGGTTCGGGCGCATCACCTCCACGACGTGAATGCCCTCGCGCACGAGCACGCGTGAGAGTTCGGCACCGTAGCTGCCGGTCCCTTCCACGCCCACGGCGAGGACGGGACCGAATCCGGTGATGAAGTCGATGATCCCCTGGTAGCCGGCACCCGCGGCCGGGAATTCCCTGTCGGCCATGTGCCGGCCGGTATCGGTGATGACGGCGACATGGTGGGTATCGGCGTGGGTGTCGATCCCGGCGATGACTTTCGTTTGTTCGTTTGCCATGATGAAACTGCCCTGACCTTCCGTTGCGTGCGGTGGAACACGAAGGGCACGCCGGCCGGGTGGGCAGACAAGACAGTAATGGGACTCTTCGAACAGGCTCCTATGAGGTCATGTCCACCTGGCCGCCGCGTCAACTGCAGGCTGTGGTGCGGCGGACAGATCAATGTCAAGACAAACCCTCACACGGGCGTCAGTCACACTTCGAGCCACGCCGCAACACAGGCCAATTCCATCATTACTGTGCACACTTCGGGTTACGGATCGGGTCGTGCTGGTGCCGGACTGGCCCGTATTCGGAATGAATCAAGCTGTTTGTGACAGCGGGTTGGCTTTGTGGTTGATGCCGGCGTGGGCCGGGGCGGCTGGTGCGGTGGGTTTGTTTCGGTAGCGGTGAGGATGCCGGGCGTGGCAGGCGTTGAGGGTTGCTTGGCGGCGTTGGCGTGCCTGGTCGACTCGTCCTGCGTGGACGGTGTCGGGCGTGTAGTAGTTCAGGCCGCTGTGGCGGTGGTTGGCGTTGTAGTCCGCGAAGAATGCCGCCATATAGTCGCGGGCGTGCTGGAGGTCCTGGAACCGGCGGGGAAAGTCCAGGTCGTATTTCACTGTCTTGAACAGGGATTCTGAGTAGGGGTTGTCGTCGGAGACCCGCGGGCGGGAGTAGGACAGTGTGATGCCCAGGGACTGGGCAAGCTGGAGGGTGCTGCCGGCGCGCATGGGTGCGCCGTTGTCGGCGTGGAGCACGGCAGGGCGCTGCCGGTTTTCGGTGACCGCGCCTGTGATCAGTGCGGCGGCCAGGGCGGCCGTTTCGGTGTGTTCGACCCGGTGCCCGACGACTCTGCGGGAGAAGACATCCAGGATCGCGTAGAGCCGGTAGGTGTGTTTTCCCGGGCCGTGGAGCATCGTGATGTCCCAGCTCCAGAGCTGGTTCGGGGCGGTCGCGTGGATGATGGGTTTGGCTCGTTTGGGGCCGGTTCCCGTGCGCTGTTCGCGGCGGTCGCCGTTCTGCCCGTTCCGGGCCACGATGCGGTGGGCGGCGGCGATGGAGAAGAAACAGTGCCCCGCGTCGAGCATCCGGTAGTAGGCCTGGGTGACGGAGAGGTTGGCGTATTCCCTGGAGTTCAGCAGTTCCATGAAGGCGTCGGCTTCGGTATCGGTGATCCGGTTCGGGTAGGCGCGGTCGGGATGGGGCACCATGATCCCCGACGGTGCAGGCGGGCTCAGGTGCCGGTACCAGGCCGTGCGGTGAACGCCCACCAGGGCGCAGGCCTTCACCGCGGACCAGCCGGCCGTGATCAGTTTCCCGGCAAAGGTCAGGGCGATGTCTTTCCAGGTTTTGGCGTCAGCCACTCCGGCCGGCCCGGCTCCGGTTCCTCCACTTTTGGATCCGTCGCCGCCGCGCTCTTGGCCATCGCGTCCAAGAGCGCGGAAGCTTTTCCCAGAATGTCCACGGCAGCCTCGGACCGCGCCAGCTTGGCCTTGAGGATTTCGTTTTCCTTCAAGACCCGTTTGAGTAACTGCTTATCGCCCGCGTTCAATCGCTGGTCCTCCTCCAGGTTGTCCGATCTGGACCTCAGCTCCCCGGACTCCCGCTGGCGGCACCAACGGTTCATGGTGCCCTCGGTGATGCCCGCCGCCCTGATGAATGCGGCTTTAGCGCCCCACTCGAGGCATTTGTCGTACTCATCCAGCATCGCGTGCTTCTGCTCGGTAGTGAAGTGCTTCCGGTTCGAAACACGAACAGGCATAACGAAATCCATGATGGACCTTTCCCCGCACTGCCCCGGCTCCAGCAACAGGAAACCTGTCACACAACAGCCTGACACACAGGGTATTCCGCATGTTTCCGCGGGAGCCCGGTGTTTGCGGGGGAGGGAATGCACTTCGAGTCCCACCTCGGGCACGGCATTTCCCCTCGTCAGAGGGGGTTTTTGCTTTAGCGTGTGTATATTGACGCTGCTGGGGTCCCTCTGACGCTTGTAGCGGCCTGTCGCTGTGGCCTGTGAAGCTGTGTGGGTGGCGGGTTCAGAGCCCAGGCTGGTGGGCCCTCAGTCCGCTGGGATGTGGGGCATGCGGGTCCCCTTGTGGCTTGTTTTGGCGGGCGTGCTTGGTCCTGTACCTATTCATGCCCTGGGGACTGCCCCGGAATTCGTTGACTCTCGGGGTTTGGTGTCGCTAGGCGGCTTTGAGGCCGCTATTGATTGTCTCAAACTCGACCGGTGTTAGCCGTCCGAGGCGCCGCTGGCGGCGTTTCCGGTGGTACGTTTTCTCGATCCACGTCACGATGGCCAGGCGCAGGTCCGCCCTTGTGGACCATCGCTGGCTGTCCAGCACGTTCTTCTGCAGGAGCGAGAAGAAGGATTCCATGGCGGCGTTATCGGCGCACGCGCCGACCCGTCCCATCGATCCTGTGAGCCGGTTGCCCTTCAACGTCCGCACGAAGGCGTTTGAGCGGAATTGGGAGCCGCGGTCACTATGGATCACGGTTCCCTCCGGCTCCCGGAGCGCTATTGCGTTGTGCAGGGCCGAGACTGCCAGGGACGCCTTCATCCGGGAATCGATGGAGTAACCCACGATCCGGTTGGAGTAGACGTCTTTGATGGCGCACAGGTAGAGCTTGCCCTCGTCGGTCCGGTGCTCGGTGATGTCCGTGAGCCACAGCCGATCCGGTGCCGTTGCTGTGAAGTCCCGCCGGACGTGGTCATCGTGCACGGGCGGGCCGGCCTTGCGGGTCAGGCCGCGCTTCTTGGCGAAGACAGACCAGATCCGCTGGCTGCTGCACAGCCGTGCGACCCGGTTCTCTCCGGCGCTGAAACCCTGGTCTTCGAGCTCGTCGGCGATAAACCGGTACCCGAACCCCGGATCGTCCCGGTGGACGTCCACCGCCGCGTTGATCAGGTGGGCATCTGACCAGTCGCGCTCGGAGACGGGACTTCTCTTCCATTCGTAGAAGGCCTGTTTGGAGAAACCCAGCACCCGGCAGGCCACCGCGACGGGAATTCCGTCCGCGGCAAGGTCAAGGACCAGCGGAAACTTCATTTTGGGGGCAGCTCCCGGGCGAAGAAGGCCGCTGCCCGGCGCAGAATCTCGTTCTCCTGCTCCAGCAGCCGGATCCGCTTCC from Arthrobacter sp. NicSoilB8 harbors:
- a CDS encoding IS110 family transposase, which produces MANEQTKVIAGIDTHADTHHVAVITDTGRHMADREFPAAGAGYQGIIDFITGFGPVLAVGVEGTGSYGAELSRVLVREGIHVVEVMRPNRQARRLQGKSDPLDAYQAAESVLAGRAATTPKSRDGAVESLRVLRAERATAMRARVAVMAQVRAILVTAPESIRAKYRAMTSPALMAALERTRPAGPVSEPLASTATVLKRLAVRYRHLHHELAQIDAELDAILAFHAPMLRDLQGVGTDVASQLLVTAGDNPERITTEAKFAALVGVAPIPASSGKTSRHRLSRAGDRQANKAIHHVVLVRMRYDSRTRAYVARRRQEGKSTKEIMRCLKRYVAREIYDQLRHPRPAPDAGTLRTTRTAKHLTLQQAADALHVWPTALSRLERGLSRDDVFHQRYETWLREH
- a CDS encoding IS3 family transposase, producing the protein MADAKTWKDIALTFAGKLITAGWSAVKACALVGVHRTAWYRHLSPPAPSGIMVPHPDRAYPNRITDTEADAFMELLNSREYANLSVTQAYYRMLDAGHCFFSIAAAHRIVARNGQNGDRREQRTGTGPKRAKPIIHATAPNQLWSWDITMLHGPGKHTYRLYAILDVFSRRVVGHRVEHTETAALAAALITGAVTENRQRPAVLHADNGAPMRAGSTLQLAQSLGITLSYSRPRVSDDNPYSESLFKTVKYDLDFPRRFQDLQHARDYMAAFFADYNANHRHSGLNYYTPDTVHAGRVDQARQRRQATLNACHARHPHRYRNKPTAPAAPAHAGINHKANPLSQTA
- a CDS encoding IS3 family transposase (programmed frameshift) — translated: MPKPFPAEFRRDVVAVARKHEAPISQIAKDFGISEATLHNWLKKADVEDGVRPGVTEKEAAELRDARKRIRLLEQENEILRRAAAFFARELPPKMKFPLVLDLAADGIPVAVACRVLGFSKQAFYEWKRSPVSERDWSDAHLINAAVDVHRDDPGFGYRFIADELEDQGFSAGENRVARLCSSQRIWSVFAKKRGLTRKAGPPVHDDHVRRDFTATAPDRLWLTDITEHRTDEGKLYLCAIKDVYSNRIVGYSIDSRMKASLAVSALHNAIALREPEGTVIHSDRGSQFRSNAFVRTLKGNRLTGSMGRVGACADNAAMESFFSLLQKNVLDSQRWSTRADLRLAIVTWIEKTYHRKRRQRRLGRLTPVEFETINSGLKAA